The sequence GCACCCCCGCCAGCCTCTTGCAGGCCCTCATGACGTGCGCCCGGTTCGGCCTGGTGCCGGACGGCAAGCACGCGGTGATCAAGCGCGAAGGGCCGTTGGCGGTGTTCGTGCCGATGGCCGCCGGTTACGTGGAGCTGATGTACCGGTCCGGCCGCGTCGGGTCGGTACACACCGGCCTGATCTACGAGGGCGATGAGTGGGACTACGAGCCCACGGCCAAGGCGCCGGACGACTTCCGGCACAAGCCCGCGCTGCTGCTGCCCGAGGAGGAGCGGGGCGCGCCGATCCTGGCGTACGCCTTCTGCTGGATGACCAGCGGGGAGCGCTCGCAGGTCGTCATCCTCACGCGGCAGGACGCGGAGGCGATCCGGGACGAGTACAGCACCGCGTACCAGGACGCGGTGCGCGAGGGCCGGACGGACAGCTTCTGGCACATCAAGTTCGATCAGATGTGGGTCAAGTCGGCGGTCCTGCGGCTGCACAAGGTGGTGCCCACCTCCCCGGAGCTGGTGCAGCTCGCCGACGCGGACGCGGCGGGCGAGGCCGGACGCGTGCAGATCCTCCACGCGCCGAAGGAGCCCCAGCTCCTCGCCGCGGCCGAAGCCGCGCACGCGGCAGCCGAGGCGTCCCAGGACCCCAAGGACGCCCCCGCCCGCGCGGTGCCCCGGCAGCGGACGCAGCCCAAGCGCACGACCCGCGCGGAGCGGAGGAACCGCCGGTGACCTGGATCTCCAGGCCCTGGTGCGGGTTCGACCTGGAGACCACGGGGACCAACCCCGAGGCCGACAGGATCGTCACGGCCGCCGTCGTCACGTACGACGGCGGCCGGCCCGCCGGGGCCACGAAGTACCTCGCTGACCCCGGGGTGCCCATCCCGGCCGAGACCACCGCAATCCACGGCTACACCACCGAGGCGGCCCGCGAGTCGGGCCGCCCGGCCCCGGAGGTGGTCGAGGAGGTGGTCACCGACCTGGTGGCCGCCGTCCGCGCCGGTCACCCCCTGGTGGCCATGAACGCGCAGTTCGACCTGACCATGCTGGACCGGGAGTGCGCCCGCTACGGGCTGCGCTCGCTGTTCGACCTGGTGACGCCGTACGTGCTGGACCCCAAGGTGCTCGACAAGCGGGTGGACCGGTACCGGCGCGGCGGCCGGCGCCTCGTGGACCTGTGCGCGACGTACGGCGTCGTCCACGGCGGTGCCCA is a genomic window of Streptomyces sp. ITFR-21 containing:
- a CDS encoding RecT family recombinase, with translation MALNTLKDRVRAATADKPAVPPTPVIRAVDVVEGSTPTELREAEQAAGGKSTNAVMEWLDHYSADFAQALPACVDTGTFMAAVRAALPSLNRCTPASLLQALMTCARFGLVPDGKHAVIKREGPLAVFVPMAAGYVELMYRSGRVGSVHTGLIYEGDEWDYEPTAKAPDDFRHKPALLLPEEERGAPILAYAFCWMTSGERSQVVILTRQDAEAIRDEYSTAYQDAVREGRTDSFWHIKFDQMWVKSAVLRLHKVVPTSPELVQLADADAAGEAGRVQILHAPKEPQLLAAAEAAHAAAEASQDPKDAPARAVPRQRTQPKRTTRAERRNRR
- a CDS encoding exonuclease domain-containing protein yields the protein MTWISRPWCGFDLETTGTNPEADRIVTAAVVTYDGGRPAGATKYLADPGVPIPAETTAIHGYTTEAARESGRPAPEVVEEVVTDLVAAVRAGHPLVAMNAQFDLTMLDRECARYGLRSLFDLVTPYVLDPKVLDKRVDRYRRGGRRLVDLCATYGVVHGGAHEAAADAVAACAVTAAVVERYGWLKRVSLDDLQVQQARWAADQQAGLREHFATTPGKTHLAASVREDWPFVPRLVLPAVEEAAQ